A single genomic interval of Aureliella helgolandensis harbors:
- a CDS encoding sensor histidine kinase codes for MDRSGLHSLRVRLLVPLLAVSVVAALVVAMASYSLGSHWATQEFEKRFLGMRQSLSRASFPLNDSVVGSLAELTQADLVTLGTDGQVLASTLQNTQSRRLADLALQAGPSQLGVLFPIGDQHFLAFAFERTAAERNTDRVETVLILFDERDLRAARWRAAVLPLATGLSTIVLIGTVALALTGRLVRRLSVLQRQVGLVAAGDFKSTISDDGSDEVSRLGQAVDSMARQLDQLWQAVHRQQSEKLLHQISGGMAHQLRNSLTGARMAIELHAKHCQAGDDEGLRVALSELEQLEDYVRRLLLVGSGQQVQGRAEEVLSCLHDVQLRLNPVARHLKVGIHWQLEESLKGYQVKDGGTLSAAATNLIINATQAGTQVTVTAQLTGKHELQLTVADDGPGPSAKLAGEIFEPFVTSKPEGLGLGLPLVRRAADFLNGEVRFHREGQQTLFVFTARLQRQGTP; via the coding sequence GTGGATCGTTCTGGACTTCACTCGCTTCGCGTCCGACTGTTAGTCCCCTTGTTGGCGGTTTCTGTGGTGGCGGCGCTGGTGGTGGCGATGGCTTCCTATTCCCTCGGGTCGCACTGGGCAACCCAGGAATTCGAAAAGCGTTTCTTGGGAATGCGGCAATCGTTGTCGCGAGCTTCCTTTCCATTGAATGATTCGGTGGTCGGCTCGTTGGCCGAATTGACCCAAGCCGACCTAGTGACGCTCGGAACGGATGGACAGGTTCTGGCGAGTACCCTGCAGAATACGCAGTCGCGACGGCTAGCGGACCTGGCTCTCCAAGCCGGTCCATCCCAGCTGGGAGTCCTGTTTCCAATCGGCGATCAACACTTTTTGGCATTTGCCTTTGAACGGACTGCGGCAGAGAGGAATACCGATCGAGTCGAAACAGTCCTCATTCTGTTCGACGAACGCGATTTACGCGCCGCGCGTTGGCGGGCTGCCGTCTTGCCCTTGGCAACCGGTCTCTCGACAATTGTGCTCATCGGAACGGTGGCGCTGGCTCTAACCGGTCGCTTAGTCCGTCGTCTGTCAGTTCTCCAGCGACAAGTGGGGTTGGTGGCAGCGGGGGATTTTAAGTCCACAATCTCCGACGATGGAAGTGACGAGGTCAGTCGGTTGGGGCAAGCTGTCGATTCCATGGCACGCCAATTGGATCAATTGTGGCAAGCAGTCCATCGACAGCAGAGTGAAAAACTACTGCATCAAATCTCGGGCGGTATGGCTCACCAGCTGCGCAATAGTCTCACCGGGGCCAGGATGGCTATCGAGCTGCATGCGAAGCATTGTCAGGCGGGGGACGACGAGGGCTTGCGGGTTGCACTGAGCGAACTTGAGCAACTCGAGGACTATGTGCGTCGCCTCTTGCTAGTCGGTTCTGGTCAACAGGTGCAGGGGCGAGCTGAGGAGGTGTTGAGTTGTTTGCATGACGTGCAACTACGCCTTAACCCGGTGGCGCGTCACTTAAAGGTGGGAATCCACTGGCAACTTGAGGAATCGCTCAAAGGGTATCAGGTAAAGGACGGCGGTACTTTGTCGGCGGCCGCTACCAACTTAATCATTAATGCCACTCAAGCTGGAACGCAGGTGACGGTCACGGCACAATTGACGGGCAAGCACGAGCTTCAATTGACGGTTGCGGATGATGGTCCTGGGCCGTCCGCCAAGTTGGCGGGGGAGATCTTCGAGCCCTTTGTAACTTCCAAACCGGAAGGGCTTGGACTAGGCTTGCCGTTGGTAAGACGCGCGGCAGACTTCCTAAATGGTGAGGTCCGCTTTCACCGGGAGGGGCAGCAGACACTCTTTGTATTTACAGCTCGCCTCCAACGCCAGGGCACCCCTTGA
- a CDS encoding DUF1559 domain-containing protein codes for MKRRNNGFTLVELLVVIAIIGILVGLLLPAVQAAREAARRMQCSNNLKQLSLACHNYESVHKRFPPSATLNLNVTSTENNGSWGVHGRILPYLEQGNLYNQVDLSIAWDFQMAIDQLKIPSYSCPSDAKGNEVRDPGAGRPKLYPTSYGFNFGRWFVYSPSTRQGGDGMFYPNSFIKFGGCTDGTSHTLLASEVKAWTPYQRNGGPASTTLPATQAEAELTVASGAEFKNTGHTEWTDGRVHHTGFTVVMPPNSNVHFTKDGVLYPQTDFNSWQEGKNGSAGSPSFAIVTARSFHTGIVNAALVDGSVQTVSESIDLRVWRALGTRAGGEVASLD; via the coding sequence ATGAAACGACGCAACAACGGATTTACACTAGTTGAACTATTAGTGGTAATTGCCATCATTGGCATCTTAGTGGGCCTGCTACTGCCAGCAGTCCAAGCGGCGCGGGAAGCGGCGCGACGGATGCAGTGCTCCAACAACCTAAAACAACTGAGCTTAGCTTGCCACAATTATGAGAGTGTCCACAAGCGATTCCCTCCCTCTGCGACTCTGAATCTGAATGTTACCAGCACTGAAAACAATGGTTCTTGGGGCGTTCACGGTCGCATCCTGCCCTATCTCGAGCAAGGCAATCTCTACAATCAAGTCGATTTGTCGATTGCCTGGGATTTTCAAATGGCGATCGATCAGTTGAAAATCCCTAGCTATTCGTGCCCAAGCGATGCCAAAGGGAATGAAGTCCGCGATCCTGGTGCGGGCCGCCCCAAACTCTACCCGACGAGTTACGGCTTCAACTTTGGTCGCTGGTTCGTGTACTCTCCCAGCACACGGCAGGGTGGTGACGGCATGTTTTATCCCAACTCTTTCATAAAGTTCGGAGGATGCACCGATGGCACCAGCCACACGCTGTTGGCGAGCGAGGTCAAAGCTTGGACTCCGTACCAACGCAACGGTGGCCCCGCTTCGACAACGCTTCCAGCCACCCAGGCGGAAGCAGAACTCACGGTGGCTAGCGGCGCAGAATTCAAAAACACGGGACACACCGAATGGACTGATGGGCGCGTGCACCACACAGGTTTCACCGTCGTTATGCCACCCAATAGTAATGTCCATTTCACCAAGGATGGCGTACTATATCCTCAGACAGATTTTAATTCCTGGCAGGAGGGAAAGAACGGCTCCGCCGGTAGCCCTTCGTTCGCCATTGTGACCGCCAGGAGTTTTCACACGGGAATCGTCAACGCAGCCTTGGTAGACGGTTCTGTCCAAACCGTTTCCGAGTCGATCGACCTTCGTGTTTGGCGCGCTCTTGGAACGCGCGCCGGTGGCGAAGTCGCTTCCCTCGATTAG
- a CDS encoding prenyltransferase/squalene oxidase repeat-containing protein, with product MKSLATLALLASAFLGYSLGVCPQTALGQSAAAENDAKQYAAMVQRSVDYLRQHGQADDGSFSGTTGIGPTGLVISGLLSVGIMPQDPMVAKGLKYLEEHAQTDGGIYTLDSKHRNYDTCIAILALSKANQNQRYEALLDKAEAFVKGIQWDEGEGKQPSDPFYGGAGYGSHSRPDLSNTTFLVDALQSLGNGPEDEAIQKALEFVSRCQNLESPANNTEFAAKVNDGGFYYTVAAGGESKAGEEPNGGLRSYGSMTYAGLKSMIYAGVGKEDKRVQAATDFLRKHYDLESNPGVGQQGLFYYYHTMAKALDALDEPQFVDASGASHQWKSEMRAKLAEIQRPDGSWVNDTARWMEGDPNLVTGYALLALAFCAPE from the coding sequence ATGAAATCGCTCGCTACATTGGCTCTTCTTGCAAGTGCATTCTTGGGCTACAGCCTTGGGGTCTGTCCCCAAACCGCACTGGGACAATCCGCTGCCGCCGAAAATGACGCCAAACAATACGCAGCTATGGTGCAGCGGAGTGTCGATTACCTGCGGCAGCATGGGCAAGCCGACGACGGTTCCTTCTCCGGAACAACCGGAATTGGTCCCACCGGTTTGGTCATTAGCGGGCTTCTATCGGTTGGAATCATGCCGCAAGACCCAATGGTCGCCAAAGGGCTGAAATACCTGGAAGAACACGCTCAAACCGATGGCGGAATCTACACTCTGGATTCTAAACACCGCAACTACGACACGTGCATCGCTATCCTAGCCCTCTCCAAAGCAAACCAGAACCAACGCTACGAAGCGTTGCTGGACAAGGCGGAGGCATTCGTTAAGGGGATTCAATGGGATGAAGGCGAAGGCAAACAGCCCAGCGACCCATTCTATGGTGGAGCAGGGTACGGTTCACACTCCCGACCAGACCTCTCCAATACCACCTTCTTAGTTGACGCACTCCAATCGCTGGGCAATGGCCCAGAGGACGAAGCGATCCAAAAAGCACTCGAGTTTGTATCGCGGTGTCAGAATCTGGAGTCTCCGGCGAATAACACAGAATTTGCAGCCAAGGTGAATGACGGCGGGTTCTACTACACCGTCGCTGCTGGAGGTGAAAGCAAAGCTGGTGAGGAGCCCAATGGTGGACTTCGGAGCTATGGCTCCATGACCTATGCCGGGTTGAAAAGCATGATTTACGCTGGGGTTGGCAAGGAGGACAAACGCGTTCAAGCAGCCACAGATTTCCTTCGCAAGCACTACGACTTGGAATCCAATCCGGGTGTCGGACAACAAGGCTTGTTCTATTACTACCACACGATGGCCAAAGCACTCGATGCCTTGGACGAGCCGCAGTTCGTCGACGCCAGTGGAGCCTCCCATCAATGGAAATCCGAGATGCGCGCCAAACTGGCGGAAATCCAACGCCCGGATGGTAGTTGGGTAAACGACACCGCGCGTTGGATGGAGGGAGATCCCAATTTGGTAACTGGCTATGCACTTCTTGCACTAGCCTTCTGCGCCCCCGAATAG
- a CDS encoding DUF1598 domain-containing protein: MPKTPTGEIGGAAGGAAQADFDTLMNLIQQTVDPDSWLSQGGTSNILPYPSGVFIDPQGMLRHVEVSGDLSTQLASPASQSQQLSWRTPSRLRVISLKELDAEIYSCALAGQRPTAEVLQLAGLSRIEFVQVDLEHEDVLLAGPAGDASLGFHLEDVAVVASLAGPNRPPLGCTIEPTDDGLRAAQKWLEQPGVLRQLARQPQSMTEQLQDQIGAHHVRVFGMNGRTATAVALVAADEHMKQVGFGTAKVHPNVRSYFDFMDHDNSAAAQSLVRWWFTYASQRIHANPQRDLFRLPDENVVVMSEQQWVGQAGRAPTGKRDPAADSFAAEFSSALPTLRASHRDYARLCAVFEAALATQLVVEATGQPSLDAWFPNLCGLGTAQSDLAVEPKSVAGLTTWHKLKNGTVVAVVSGGVTMDPRTMASRDQWQTSDFLTRSVVPTSPDSTAEPHSTAVPVRRWWWD, encoded by the coding sequence GTGCCTAAGACGCCCACTGGAGAGATCGGTGGAGCAGCAGGTGGTGCGGCCCAAGCTGACTTTGACACGCTGATGAATTTAATTCAGCAAACGGTCGATCCCGACTCTTGGCTCTCACAAGGGGGGACCAGCAATATCTTGCCCTATCCATCTGGGGTGTTTATCGATCCCCAGGGAATGCTCCGGCACGTTGAGGTGTCCGGCGATCTATCCACGCAGCTAGCCTCTCCTGCTTCGCAATCCCAGCAACTCTCCTGGCGCACTCCTAGTCGCTTGAGGGTGATCTCCCTCAAGGAATTGGATGCTGAGATTTATTCCTGCGCCCTGGCCGGCCAGCGTCCGACAGCGGAAGTGCTGCAGTTGGCGGGACTATCTCGGATCGAATTTGTGCAAGTCGATCTCGAGCACGAAGATGTGTTGTTGGCGGGCCCCGCAGGGGATGCCAGCCTAGGTTTCCATTTAGAGGATGTCGCAGTCGTCGCTTCGCTGGCTGGACCCAATCGGCCACCCCTGGGATGCACTATTGAACCGACCGACGATGGTTTGAGAGCCGCTCAGAAGTGGCTAGAACAGCCCGGAGTGCTGCGGCAATTGGCGCGACAGCCGCAAAGCATGACCGAACAATTGCAGGACCAAATTGGTGCGCATCATGTCCGTGTCTTTGGGATGAATGGTCGCACCGCCACGGCAGTCGCCTTGGTCGCTGCCGACGAGCATATGAAGCAAGTGGGCTTCGGTACCGCCAAGGTACACCCGAATGTTAGAAGCTATTTTGATTTTATGGACCATGACAACAGTGCCGCCGCGCAGAGTCTGGTGCGCTGGTGGTTTACCTACGCCTCCCAGAGAATTCACGCGAATCCGCAGCGAGACCTGTTTCGATTACCCGACGAGAATGTGGTCGTAATGAGCGAGCAACAATGGGTCGGTCAGGCTGGCCGCGCCCCCACCGGGAAACGGGATCCCGCCGCCGACAGTTTTGCCGCCGAATTCTCCAGTGCGCTGCCAACCTTGCGAGCATCCCATCGCGATTACGCGCGACTTTGCGCCGTGTTCGAAGCGGCACTCGCGACGCAATTGGTTGTGGAAGCTACCGGACAGCCCTCTCTAGACGCCTGGTTCCCGAATCTATGTGGGCTGGGAACCGCTCAGTCGGATCTGGCCGTGGAACCCAAATCGGTAGCCGGGCTGACCACTTGGCACAAGCTGAAGAACGGAACGGTGGTGGCGGTGGTTAGTGGCGGAGTTACCATGGATCCTCGTACCATGGCAAGTCGCGATCAGTGGCAAACGTCAGATTTTCTTACGCGTTCGGTAGTGCCCACTAGTCCCGACTCGACCGCAGAGCCCCATTCAACCGCAGTGCCCGTGCGCAGGTGGTGGTGGGACTGA
- the trxA gene encoding thioredoxin, whose protein sequence is MGQHTLEFTDDNFQQEVLDSSTGVLVDFWAPWCGPCRQIAPLIDKLAEQFSGSVKIGKLNIDDNPTITAKYGIQSIPTLLLIKNGEVSETFRGMPPQAKLEEAVTSLTA, encoded by the coding sequence ATGGGACAACACACTCTAGAATTCACAGACGATAACTTCCAGCAAGAAGTGCTAGATTCGAGCACTGGGGTTTTAGTCGATTTTTGGGCACCTTGGTGTGGACCTTGCCGTCAAATTGCTCCGCTCATTGACAAATTGGCAGAGCAATTTTCAGGTTCCGTAAAGATTGGGAAGTTGAATATTGATGACAACCCGACGATTACCGCCAAATATGGCATTCAGAGCATTCCAACTCTATTGCTCATTAAGAACGGTGAAGTCAGCGAAACCTTCCGCGGAATGCCTCCACAGGCTAAGTTGGAAGAAGCGGTAACTTCGCTAACCGCGTAG
- a CDS encoding vWA domain-containing protein has product MSWINMLGPWQWLVMAAVPPLIVMLYFLKLRRAPVEVPSTYLWRRTLEDLHVNSIWQRLRKNLLLLLQLLALLALILACLRPGMRGEQTLGNRSIFMIDNSCSMQATDVETSRLEEAKRQTRAMLDGLAPGDVAMVVAFSDRADVRQGFTGDKRKLKAAVEAIQPTNRTTDLNEALRAAAGLANPGRTSQIEDMVDIQVAEALPASLYILSDGGFGTPQMDLGNLTAEYIPIGNSAVRNVGILAFTVERNTENNGQVAAFSRVYNFGSEPVEFRVSLMLNGELVDASDVAIEAQSATGVAFELAAIDQGQLRLELEVEDDFAFDNVAFAGLDPPRQLEVVLVSSGNTALEAALATPQAQSLASLRTVGPGDMESAEFQQSAESGTIDLFIFDQCAPQTLPASNTLFIGTLPPGDAWRADEPSGPLFVIDTNRAHPMLQYVDLGTVKIVEGRALQMPAGGTELVRSNAGILMAVAPRDAYQDAVIAMPFLKRTEDRDVANTDWPIKRSFPVFVFNALEYLGGAVSTAGARSVQPGHPVALNLASRFSQVEILNPQGGQTSVDRTGQAQLIFTQTEEPGFYEARGAGSDRMLQMFTVNLFSEQESNLAPRTDVMIGAQNVIASDAVREVVRIEYWRWLLAAALVVLSVEWVVYTRRVAI; this is encoded by the coding sequence ATGAGCTGGATCAATATGCTCGGCCCCTGGCAGTGGCTGGTGATGGCTGCCGTACCGCCGCTGATTGTAATGCTTTACTTTCTCAAGCTGCGGCGGGCGCCGGTGGAGGTCCCGAGTACTTATCTCTGGAGGCGTACTCTTGAGGATCTGCACGTTAACAGCATCTGGCAACGCCTGCGCAAGAATCTACTGCTGTTGTTGCAATTGTTGGCGCTCCTAGCGTTGATTCTGGCCTGCTTGCGGCCAGGTATGCGAGGGGAGCAGACGCTGGGCAACCGATCGATTTTCATGATCGACAATTCCTGCAGCATGCAGGCAACGGACGTGGAGACATCACGATTGGAGGAAGCCAAGCGGCAAACGCGGGCGATGTTGGATGGACTTGCTCCCGGGGACGTAGCCATGGTGGTCGCGTTTTCGGATCGAGCCGATGTGCGGCAAGGGTTTACCGGTGATAAGAGGAAGCTGAAGGCGGCCGTGGAGGCGATTCAGCCCACCAATCGCACCACCGACTTGAACGAAGCGCTGCGGGCGGCCGCTGGCTTGGCGAATCCTGGGCGTACTAGTCAAATTGAAGACATGGTTGATATCCAAGTCGCCGAGGCGTTGCCCGCCTCCTTGTACATCCTGAGCGATGGTGGGTTCGGTACACCTCAAATGGACCTTGGGAACCTGACTGCCGAATACATCCCCATTGGTAATTCCGCCGTTCGCAATGTTGGAATTCTGGCTTTCACCGTCGAACGCAACACGGAGAACAACGGGCAGGTGGCGGCTTTTTCTAGAGTTTACAACTTCGGTAGCGAGCCCGTTGAGTTTCGAGTGTCCCTGATGCTTAATGGGGAATTGGTGGATGCAAGCGATGTCGCCATCGAGGCGCAGTCGGCTACGGGGGTAGCTTTTGAGCTGGCAGCCATCGACCAGGGGCAGCTCCGACTGGAGCTGGAGGTGGAGGATGATTTCGCCTTCGACAACGTTGCTTTTGCGGGACTCGATCCCCCGCGGCAACTGGAGGTCGTGCTGGTGAGCTCTGGCAATACGGCGCTCGAAGCGGCGCTGGCCACGCCGCAAGCGCAGAGTTTGGCATCGCTGCGAACGGTTGGGCCGGGCGATATGGAATCGGCCGAGTTTCAGCAGTCGGCAGAATCGGGCACCATCGATTTGTTCATCTTTGATCAATGCGCGCCCCAGACACTCCCCGCTTCGAACACGCTGTTCATTGGAACGCTACCCCCTGGGGATGCATGGCGCGCCGATGAGCCGTCGGGGCCGCTATTTGTGATCGATACCAATCGCGCCCATCCCATGCTGCAATATGTAGATCTGGGGACCGTTAAAATTGTGGAAGGACGTGCGCTACAGATGCCCGCCGGGGGAACGGAATTGGTCCGCTCCAATGCTGGGATTTTGATGGCCGTGGCTCCGCGAGATGCCTACCAAGATGCGGTGATTGCCATGCCATTCCTGAAGCGAACGGAAGATCGCGACGTGGCGAACACCGATTGGCCCATCAAGCGGAGTTTTCCGGTGTTTGTGTTCAATGCCCTCGAATACCTCGGGGGGGCGGTATCGACGGCAGGTGCCCGCAGCGTGCAGCCGGGGCACCCCGTCGCCCTGAACTTGGCCAGTCGCTTTAGCCAAGTGGAGATCCTCAATCCGCAAGGGGGGCAAACCTCCGTTGACCGCACCGGGCAAGCCCAGCTGATTTTCACGCAAACGGAGGAGCCTGGGTTCTATGAGGCCCGGGGGGCAGGTAGCGACCGCATGCTGCAGATGTTTACGGTGAACCTATTTAGCGAGCAGGAGAGCAACTTGGCCCCGCGAACGGACGTCATGATTGGCGCTCAGAATGTGATTGCATCGGACGCGGTACGGGAAGTGGTGCGCATCGAGTACTGGCGTTGGCTGTTGGCGGCGGCCCTGGTTGTGCTGTCGGTGGAGTGGGTGGTGTATACCCGTCGGGTGGCTATCTGA
- a CDS encoding DUF58 domain-containing protein: MAENTLTPELLPPQLLARLERMELVSRKVFRGRMKGERRSRRKGQSVEFADYRSYVPGDDLRFVDWNLYARLDKLFLKLFLEEEDLHVYFLVDSSPSMNFGQPTKFFAAQRLAAALGFVGMCRGDRVRLEFLGAQNKSSPVLRGRSQLPQLKSFVESAEPDEIYSLTDAIKRFCLRNTGRGIVVLLTDLMEKNGYEPALRMLVGQQMDLFVVHMLSPEEMEPELQGDLKLVDCEDQDEAEVSVSHALLKKYKSTLAAFVDQARRFCSQRDVMYLLARSDQTADVMVGQYLRERGLVR; the protein is encoded by the coding sequence ATGGCAGAAAACACCCTGACACCCGAGTTATTGCCTCCACAGCTGCTGGCTCGGCTGGAACGCATGGAGTTGGTCAGTCGCAAAGTCTTTCGGGGGCGAATGAAGGGGGAGCGTCGAAGTCGGCGCAAGGGGCAGAGTGTTGAATTCGCCGATTACCGCAGTTACGTTCCGGGAGATGATCTGCGTTTCGTGGATTGGAACCTCTACGCGCGGCTTGATAAATTGTTCCTCAAGTTGTTCTTGGAAGAAGAGGATTTGCATGTCTATTTCTTAGTCGACTCGAGTCCTTCGATGAATTTCGGGCAGCCGACCAAGTTCTTTGCCGCCCAGCGGCTGGCGGCCGCCCTGGGATTCGTCGGCATGTGTCGCGGCGATCGAGTTCGATTGGAATTTCTGGGGGCCCAGAACAAGTCGAGTCCGGTCCTCCGAGGCCGGTCGCAATTGCCGCAATTGAAGAGTTTCGTAGAATCGGCCGAGCCGGATGAAATCTATTCGCTGACCGACGCCATCAAGCGATTTTGCCTGCGCAATACTGGGCGCGGGATTGTCGTCCTGCTAACCGATCTGATGGAGAAGAATGGCTACGAGCCAGCCCTCCGGATGTTGGTCGGTCAGCAAATGGATTTGTTTGTGGTGCACATGCTTAGTCCCGAGGAGATGGAGCCAGAATTGCAAGGCGACTTGAAGCTGGTGGATTGTGAAGATCAGGATGAAGCCGAGGTATCTGTCAGTCACGCGCTGCTCAAAAAATACAAGTCGACTCTAGCTGCGTTCGTCGATCAAGCGCGACGCTTTTGTTCGCAGCGCGATGTGATGTACCTACTGGCACGCAGCGATCAGACCGCCGATGTGATGGTGGGGCAGTACCTTCGTGAGCGAGGCTTGGTGCGATGA
- a CDS encoding M16 family metallopeptidase, whose product MSQAADAALEHSTTIEGITAYRLENGAQVLLFPDESKSMVTVNMTVFVGSRHEGYGEAGMAHLLEHMLFKGTPGNEKIPEELKNRGANFNGTTWLDRTNYYETLPATTPAQAEGNLEYAIRLEADRLMNSFVKGEDLISEMTVVRNEFESGENNPRRILMQRVQSAAFDWHNYGRSTIGNQSDIERVPIDRLQAFYRKFYRPDNIMVVVAGKFDMERAQELIEQNFGSLAAPDVPLDRTYTTEPPQDGERTVALRRVGNTQYIMSAYHVPPASHRDYAAIEILAYIFGTEPSGRLYQDLVLPELASNSSTFPLALHDPGLIMFNAQLPVDKSIEAARQALIQSVEEVAAKPITAEELSRAQTQFLKERELRAADSMSIAVELSEWAAQGDWRLYFLFRDYVESLTPEECTAVATQYLNRNNRTLGLFIPSEKTQKVEMPTKPNLNELLADYVGREDIQQGEAFDPDPLAIEARTERGTLSTGLKTALLPKRTRGSTVNLTINLRYGNEQSLLPLLAANEFLPEMMMRGTQDLSYEQLEDRLDALRAEMRMSGTTGLLSLSVETKRESMSDLLQLVADILRHPRFAREELEVIKRQQISRIEAQMTEPGTLAGIEVQRKLSPYDPSNIRYVPTLAERIERYQSVTVEQLQEIHATQLDGRYGEITAVGDFDPEELLAACETIFQGWTSDVSFARIATPANTDVPGSVSEIMTPDKANAIYYAGMQIPMRDDDPDYPALLVGNYVLGAGALSSRLGDRVRQKEGLSYGVGSGLNAHPVDKRTSLTLYAITNPENRDRVVEVISEELELLLADGITAAELDAAQQGLLQSEQLDRTQDRNLTSTLAGTIFANRTMQYYSDFEQHIADLDVETVNAALRKYIDPERLVIVTAGDFAKVAAE is encoded by the coding sequence ATGAGCCAAGCAGCTGACGCAGCCCTCGAGCATTCGACGACCATTGAAGGCATCACTGCGTATCGCTTGGAAAACGGTGCTCAAGTCCTGCTCTTTCCCGATGAGAGTAAGTCGATGGTCACCGTCAACATGACCGTCTTTGTCGGCTCCCGTCACGAGGGCTACGGCGAAGCAGGCATGGCTCACTTGCTGGAGCACATGCTGTTCAAGGGAACTCCTGGGAACGAAAAGATCCCCGAAGAGCTGAAGAATCGAGGCGCGAATTTTAACGGCACCACTTGGCTCGATCGCACCAACTACTACGAGACGCTTCCCGCTACCACCCCGGCTCAAGCCGAAGGCAACCTGGAATATGCAATTCGGCTCGAAGCCGACCGGCTGATGAACAGTTTCGTCAAGGGAGAAGACCTCATCTCCGAGATGACCGTCGTGCGGAATGAATTTGAAAGTGGAGAAAACAATCCTCGCCGCATCCTGATGCAACGTGTTCAATCCGCGGCGTTCGATTGGCACAACTACGGGCGCAGCACGATCGGCAATCAAAGCGACATCGAACGAGTGCCCATCGACCGGCTCCAAGCTTTCTATCGCAAGTTTTATCGTCCCGACAACATCATGGTCGTCGTGGCTGGCAAATTTGACATGGAACGAGCCCAGGAACTCATCGAACAGAATTTTGGAAGCTTGGCTGCTCCAGATGTTCCGCTCGACCGGACCTACACCACCGAACCACCTCAGGACGGTGAACGCACGGTGGCTTTGCGACGCGTGGGCAATACGCAGTACATCATGTCGGCCTACCACGTTCCCCCCGCCTCGCATCGCGACTACGCTGCCATCGAAATCCTGGCCTACATCTTTGGGACGGAACCGAGTGGTCGACTGTACCAAGATCTAGTCCTGCCAGAGCTAGCGAGCAACAGCTCCACCTTCCCGCTCGCCCTGCACGATCCTGGCTTGATCATGTTCAACGCGCAGCTGCCCGTCGACAAGTCGATCGAAGCGGCGCGACAGGCCCTCATCCAGTCGGTGGAAGAAGTGGCTGCCAAACCGATTACCGCCGAAGAACTCTCGCGTGCTCAAACGCAATTCCTCAAAGAACGCGAGCTGCGCGCTGCCGATTCGATGAGTATCGCGGTGGAGTTGAGTGAATGGGCCGCCCAAGGCGATTGGCGACTCTATTTCCTCTTCCGTGACTACGTGGAATCCTTGACCCCCGAGGAGTGCACGGCAGTGGCCACCCAATACTTGAATCGCAACAACCGCACGTTGGGGCTGTTCATTCCAAGTGAAAAGACGCAGAAGGTGGAGATGCCCACCAAGCCAAATCTGAACGAGTTGCTAGCCGACTACGTGGGCCGAGAAGATATCCAGCAAGGCGAAGCGTTCGATCCCGATCCGTTGGCCATCGAAGCTCGCACCGAACGTGGCACGCTTAGCACCGGCCTCAAAACAGCCTTACTGCCCAAGCGGACGCGTGGGAGTACCGTCAATCTCACCATCAACTTGCGCTACGGTAACGAGCAAAGCTTGCTGCCACTGCTGGCGGCAAACGAGTTCCTGCCTGAAATGATGATGCGTGGAACCCAAGACCTAAGCTACGAACAACTTGAAGACCGACTCGATGCGCTGCGAGCGGAAATGCGGATGTCCGGCACCACCGGGCTGCTCAGCCTGTCGGTAGAAACGAAACGCGAGTCGATGAGTGACTTGCTTCAACTCGTGGCAGATATCCTCCGGCACCCGCGGTTTGCCCGCGAAGAGTTAGAGGTCATCAAACGCCAGCAAATCTCGCGAATTGAAGCGCAAATGACCGAGCCAGGCACACTGGCTGGCATTGAGGTCCAACGCAAGCTTTCCCCCTATGACCCCTCGAACATTCGCTATGTTCCAACCTTGGCCGAACGCATCGAACGGTACCAATCGGTAACGGTGGAGCAGCTGCAGGAAATTCACGCCACCCAGCTCGATGGACGCTACGGCGAAATCACGGCAGTGGGGGATTTTGATCCCGAAGAATTGTTAGCGGCTTGTGAAACCATCTTTCAGGGCTGGACGTCGGACGTATCCTTCGCCCGTATCGCAACTCCCGCCAATACCGACGTGCCCGGCAGCGTCTCGGAGATCATGACTCCCGACAAGGCCAATGCCATCTATTACGCAGGCATGCAAATTCCCATGCGCGACGACGATCCCGATTACCCAGCATTGTTGGTCGGTAATTACGTGCTGGGAGCCGGCGCCCTGTCATCCCGTTTGGGCGATCGCGTGCGACAAAAAGAGGGGCTTTCCTACGGCGTTGGTTCCGGGCTCAACGCCCACCCGGTGGACAAGCGGACGAGCCTAACACTCTACGCCATCACCAACCCAGAGAATCGCGATCGAGTCGTCGAGGTGATTAGCGAAGAGCTAGAGCTACTCTTAGCCGATGGAATCACCGCTGCCGAATTGGATGCGGCCCAACAAGGCTTGCTGCAGAGCGAGCAACTCGATCGCACCCAAGATCGCAATTTAACGTCCACGCTAGCTGGCACCATCTTCGCCAATCGTACCATGCAGTACTACAGCGACTTTGAACAGCACATTGCCGACTTGGATGTAGAAACGGTCAACGCGGCACTCCGCAAGTACATCGATCCCGAGCGCCTGGTAATCGTCACCGCTGGCGATTTCGCCAAGGTGGCGGCTGAGTAA